A window from uncultured Desulfobacter sp. encodes these proteins:
- the dnaA gene encoding chromosomal replication initiator protein DnaA → MDSILEEVKSHIKELVPDHCYRMWIEPVIMSAHDAETIVLSVPNDFYVKRLKENYLNYFEEGFLRLGKKARIEFKIDKKKLKSAPQKYGAGQSPKGRTQKGRTQKPPGLMPVIPVADSVPAAFQPQLPGMTPAFNCGRMLKKNFTFDDFVVGDNSSFAYTASLYLAQGKLNGTGVLFLLGKTGLGKSHLSQAVGHHMLTHEGGRRVFYVTAEDFTNEMIYSLRNNSIDQFKEKYRLKCDVLILEDVHFLTGKSATQKELAMTLDYLVDADKKIIFSGCERPDEIPKLNENLKSRLNMGVVTEIKAPDFNTRVKILNKKSKAIQCILPTPVTEYIAQEACDDVRQLESALLSVVTRGQLMKRNIDLELARCVLEKVNGARKSITIDLIKKLVCDEFDVSEQELLSKSRKHSIVKPRQVAMFLSKKYTDQPIKKIGASFKRYHATAIYSVNAVEKEMEQKGQRYEQIMYIANKLESGRF, encoded by the coding sequence ATGGATTCGATTTTAGAAGAAGTCAAATCACATATTAAAGAATTAGTTCCAGATCACTGTTATCGAATGTGGATTGAACCTGTCATAATGTCCGCCCACGATGCTGAAACTATTGTCTTGTCGGTGCCCAATGACTTCTATGTCAAACGGCTCAAAGAAAATTATCTAAACTATTTTGAAGAAGGTTTTCTGCGGTTGGGTAAAAAAGCCCGCATTGAATTCAAGATCGACAAAAAAAAGTTAAAATCAGCGCCCCAAAAGTACGGCGCCGGCCAGTCTCCAAAAGGCCGGACCCAAAAAGGACGGACACAAAAACCACCCGGATTGATGCCTGTCATCCCGGTTGCCGACAGTGTGCCTGCAGCATTTCAACCCCAGCTTCCGGGCATGACACCGGCATTTAACTGCGGGCGCATGTTGAAAAAGAATTTTACATTTGATGATTTTGTCGTTGGAGACAACTCAAGCTTTGCATATACGGCGTCATTATATCTGGCCCAGGGAAAGCTTAACGGTACCGGCGTTCTTTTTCTTTTGGGCAAGACGGGTCTGGGTAAAAGCCATCTGTCCCAGGCTGTGGGGCACCATATGCTCACCCATGAAGGCGGCCGGCGGGTGTTTTATGTCACTGCCGAGGATTTTACCAATGAAATGATCTATTCTCTGAGAAATAACAGTATCGACCAGTTTAAGGAAAAATACCGCCTTAAATGCGATGTGCTGATCCTGGAAGATGTCCATTTTCTCACCGGAAAGTCCGCCACCCAAAAAGAGCTTGCCATGACCTTGGATTATCTGGTTGATGCAGACAAGAAAATCATTTTTTCAGGCTGTGAACGGCCTGATGAAATTCCCAAATTAAATGAGAACCTGAAATCCAGGCTGAATATGGGGGTGGTCACGGAGATCAAGGCACCGGATTTTAATACCCGGGTAAAGATTTTAAATAAGAAATCCAAGGCCATCCAATGCATTTTGCCGACGCCGGTGACCGAGTATATTGCCCAGGAAGCCTGTGATGATGTCCGTCAGCTTGAAAGCGCGCTTCTAAGTGTTGTTACCAGGGGGCAGTTGATGAAACGAAACATCGACCTTGAGCTGGCCAGGTGTGTGCTTGAAAAAGTAAACGGGGCGCGAAAAAGCATCACCATTGATCTGATTAAAAAACTGGTCTGTGACGAGTTTGATGTTTCCGAACAAGAACTTTTGTCAAAATCAAGAAAACACAGCATTGTTAAACCCCGCCAGGTGGCAATGTTTTTGTCAAAGAAATATACCGACCAGCCCATAAAAAAAATTGGTGCAAGTTTTAAACGCTACCATGCAACCGCAATCTATTCGGTTAACGCGGTTGAAAAAGAGATGGAGCAAAAAGGGCAGCGTTATGAACAGATCATGTATATAGCCAACAAGCTTGAATCAGGCAGGTTTTAA